From the Thermosynechococcus sp. genome, the window CCCTAGAAACCGCCACCCGTACCCTTGCCAATAGCGTTGGTATGGCTGCAATCGATGCCGGCAGCGATCGTCCTCGACTTGAGCAGCTTTTAGATCAGCAACTGCGGGAACGCCTCCCCCAAGGCATTCAATTCTACGCCACCGCCATTCTCGTCAAGGACTCCAGACTCACAGAGCGGGGACGGCTATACGTTTTTAGCCAACAACCGGACTATGGGTGGAATGAAACGCGACAGCAACTGTTGCAGGCGATTGCGGATCAAACGGCGGTGGCCATTGCCAATGATGAATTGGCCTTAAAGTTGCGCGATCGCCAGCGCTTGGATCGGGAACTGGAAATTGGTGCTGAAATTCAACGGCGACTTTTGCCCCACCGCTGTCCCAAAATTCACGGTCTAGAGCTAGCGGCCGAGTGTCGCACTGCCAGTTGGGTTGGGGGAGACTACTACGACTTTATTCCCATTACCTATGGCCTCAGCGATCAACAAGAGATTGAACAAGGCCGTTGGGGCATTGCCATTGGCGATGTCATGGGTAAAGGGGTACCCGCCGGACTGATCATGACCATGACCCGTGGCATGCTGCGGGCAGAAGCGCTGAATGGTCACCGTCCCAGCCGCATTTTGCAGCACCTCAACCGGGCGATGCAGCCGGATTTAGAGAGCTCCCACCGCTTTGTGACCCTCTTTTACTCCGAGTACAACCCGCAAACCCGGATTCTCGCCTACAGTAATGCTGCCCACCTGCCCCCCCTCCTCTGGCGGGCTGAAACCGGGATGATCCATCGGCTGGACACCTACGGTATGCTCATTGGCTTGGATCCCCGCAGTCAATACCAAGAAGCCGAAGTACGCCTCCAAGCGGGGGACACCGTGATTTACTACACCGATGGCATTACAGAAGCCGATAATCCCAAGGGCAAACGCTTTGAGGAAGAAGGGCTAGCAGCGGTTGTCAAGGAAGGCTGCGCCAAAGGTTTAGGGGCACAGGCCCTATTGGACTATATCTTTGATGCCGTTGATGCCTTTACCAATACCAAGGGCCGACGCAGCGACGATATGACGTTGGTGATTCTGCGGGTGATTGACCAGTAGGCCATACCGCAACCCTGGCTCTGGGGATTGTCAGTTGCCCCAGCCGCTCCTGTAACAGAGAGCCCTCCCAAGGTGATGACAATCAAATCAATAAAAGCGGTTAAGATAACCGCAGGTATCTACGAGGTGGCGATGCGCTACTTTGTTGAGGTCAGCTTCCGTTGTGATGATGCTGCCATTTGGGACACCCTAACCCGTTACCTCGGCTTTGTGGTTGCCGAAACCCTTGACCAGGCTATGGCACTGCATCATTTTTTTGAGATGCATCCACTGGTATCTGGCGTCGAAACCTTTGTCCAAGCCAGTGAAAGCCAACCCTATCTGCTGCTGACCACCTATCCAGAGCGCATCAGCAGGGCCAATGTCCAACGCAGTCGTTTTCAGGAGGCGCTGGCAATCCTTGGCGAACAGAGTTCTGGGCTGGCGGAATGGCTCTTTATGGAGACGACGGGGGATAAGTATTAAGCACTCTACTCCACGCTAGGGAAAACTATAAAATATAAGGTCCCCTTGGAGCACACCACAGGAAGTTGTGACGTTGCCATGTCCAACGATCGCCCGCTGATCCATTCTGAGACTGAATCCCCTGCCCTGCGCCTAGGACGTAACCCCGGTTTGCAGGTGCGCCACGATGAGGTGGAGCGATCGCTATTGACGCCAATGCTCCAGCACTATGCTGAACTCAAGGATGCCTATCCCCAGGCCCTGCTTCTCTATCGGGTGGGAGATTTCTACGAAACCTTTTTTCAGGATGCCTGCACGGTGGCCCGCGAACTGGAACTGGTGCTCACCGGCAAAGAGGGGGGCAAAGAAGTGGGACGGGTGGCCATGGCCGGCATTCCCCACCATGCCCTTGAACGCTATTGCCGCACCCTCATTGAAAAGGGCTACGCCATTGCCATCTGCGATCAAGTGGAAGACCCGGCCCAAGCCCAAGGATTGGTGAAGCGAGAAGTGACCCAAGTCTTTACACCGGGAACGGTTTTAGATACGGAGCTGCTTCAACCGCGCCGCAATAATTTTTTAGCGGCTGTTCTGCTTTCTGGCAACCATTGGGGGTTGGCCTATGCCGATGTCTCAACGGGGGAGTTTTGTACGACCCAAGGGAGCGATCGCGCCGATCTAGTGGCTGAACTCAACCGCTTGCAACCGGCAGAAATCCTCCTGCCCACTGAAGCGCCGGATATTAATCGCGTCTTGCGCCCCGGTGAAGGCAAGGAGCAATTGCCCCCAGGATTGCCGCCCCAGTGGTGCTACACGCTGCGATCGCCCCAGGATTTTCAGGCAGCGGAAGCGCGGCAACGCCTCTGTCAACGTTTTCAGGTGAAATCCCTGGAAGGCTTTGGCTGTGAGCATCTGCCCCTGGCCATGCGGGCAGCCGGTGGCCTCTTAGCCTATTTGGATGAAACCCACCGCCAACAACCGGTGCCCCTGCAAAACCTCAGCACCTATTCCCTGCAACAGTATCTTTTTCTGGATCCCCAGACTCGCCGCAATCTGGAACTCACCCAAACCGTTCGCGACGGCAGTTTTCAAGGCTCACTGCTGTGGGCGATCGATCGCACCGCAACCGCCATGGGGGGACGCCTGCTCCGCCGTTGGCTGCTGCAACCCCTCCTTGATATTGAGCAGATCACGGCTCGCCAGGAGGCCATTGCTGAGTTGATCGCCAATAGTAGCCTGCGCCAGAGTCTACATCGCCATCTTCAGGAAATTTATGACCTTGAACGCTTGGCTGGTCGGGCGGGATCAGGGACTGCCAACGCCCGGGATTTAGCAGCGCTGCGGGACTCCTTTCGCACCTTAGTCTCTTTGGCAGCGGTGGTTGCGGACACGACCTCTCCCTATCTGCAAGCCCTGGCTCAACTGCCACCGGTTATTGAGCAATTGGCGGACACCCTCAGTGCGGCCCTGGTAGATCACCCCCCCATTAGTCTCAGCGAAGGGGGGATTCTACGCCCCGGCGCCTATCCCGAACTGGATCAGCAGCGCCAGCAAATCGAGCAGGATCAACAGTGGATTCTCAATCTCGAAGCCCAAGAGCGACAGCGCACGGGCATTAGTACGTTGAAGGTGGGCTACACCAAAGTCTTTGGCTATTACCTCAGTGTCTCCCGCGCCAAGCTGAGCCAAGTGCCCGATGACTACATCCGCAAGCAAACCCTCACCAATGAGGAACGCTTTATTACGGCTGAGCTCAAGGAACGGGAAGCACGGCTATTGGCGGCGCAAAGCCATCTTTTTGAGCTGGAGTACCACTACTTTGTCCAGTTACGGGAGCAGGTGGCGGCTCAGGCCTCAACGATTCGCGAGATTGCAGCAGCAGTAGCAGCGGTGGATGCCCTTTTGGGGTTAGCCGAGGTGGCGGTGTATCAGGGCTATTGCCGACCGCAAATGACCCGCGATCGCCAGCTTTGCATTCGCGGTGGCCGTCACCCCGTTGTGGAGCAAACGTTACCGGCCGGCTTTTTTGTTCCCAATGATACCCAACTGGGAACAGAGGCAGATTTGATGGTGCTGACGGGTCCCAATGCCAGCGGCAAAAGTTGCTATCTCCGGCAGGTGGGTCTGATTCAACTGCTGGCGCAAATGGGTAGCTATGTGCCCGCTACTAGTGCCACCTTGGGCATCTGCGATCGCATTTTTACCCGCGTGGGTGCCGTTGATGATCTGGCCACCGGCCAATCCACCTTTATGGTGGAGATGAATGAAACCGCGAACATCCTCAACCATGCGGGCGATCGCTCCCTGGTACTCTTGGATGAAATTGGCCGCGGCACCGCCACCTTTGATGGCCTGGCGATCGCGTGGTCAGTGGCAGAATATCTGGCGACCACCCTCAAATCCCGCACTATTTTTGCCACCCACTACCACGAACTCAATCAACTGGCAACGCTGCTGCCCAATGTGGCCAACTATCAAGTTGTCGTCAAAGAACTCCCCAACGAGATTATTTTTCTACACCAAGTGAAGCCCGGTGGTGCCGATCGCTCCTACGGCATTGAAGCCGGACGCCTTGCCGGCTTGCCTCCGGTCGTGATTCAACGCGCCCGCGAAGTGATGTGCCAAATCGAGAAGCACAGCCGAATTACCGTCGGACTGCGCAAAAACCCAATGAGTGCCCCCCCCACCACCCCTGAGATCAATCAGGGAGAGCTGCCTTTTTAATTCCTTGGCTAGAATAGAGACTGTAACGTTTTGTTAACAAGGGGAATTTGTGGTTGTCTTGTTAAAGCTAGCCCCACCCCTACGGCAAACGCTGCTCCGGCTGATCTGGGCAGGTCTGTTGTTTTGGTCCAGCATTGCTGCAATGTTGCCCACCTTACCCCTCTACATCGCTGAGAAGGGGGGCACGCCCCATCAGGTGGGGTTTGTCATGGGTGCCTTTGCCGTGGGACTGCTGGGGTCTCGCTCTTGGTTAGGACCCCTAGCCGATCGCCGGGGACGCAAAATTACACTGCTCATTGGCCTCGCTGTGGCGGCAATCGCCCCCCTATTCTACATCCTTAGCCACAACCTACTGCTGCTGATAGCGGTGCGCCTGCTCCATGGCGTGAGCATTGCCGGCTTTACCACCGGTTACATGGCTCTGGTGACGGATATTGCCCCACCCCAACATCGCGGCGAAATCATTGGCTACACTAGCCTTGTCCATCCCATTGGGGTAGCCCTTGGGCCCAGTTTGGGCAGTTGGCTGCAAATGCACTACGGCCATGGTTGGGTCTTTATAATTGCCAGCACACTGGCCGCCTTTGGCTTCATGACGGCCGCAGGGGTGCGGGCGGTGAATAGGACCCAGCAGGCCGGAGAGCCTTGTCCAGAGAAAACCCTCTTTTGGCGGTTATTGCTTTCGGAACGGCTGCGGATTCCTAGCTTAGTGATGTTGAGTGTGGGCTTGACCTTTGGCACGATCGCCACCTTTATTCCCCTGTTTATTGCCACTGAGCAGCTCGACATTTCCGCAGGACTGTTTTACGCCGTGGCGGCGATCGCCAGCTTTATCGGTCGTGTCCTTACGGGTGCTGCCTCCGATCGCTGGGGACGGGGGATTTTCATCTCCGCTAGCCTTGCCGCCTACATCATCTCAATGGTGCTCCTCGCCCAAGCCCAAACCGCCATGGATATCCTCTGGGCAGCGATTCTTGAAGGTCTTGCCGGCGGTGTCCTGATTCCCATGGTGGCTGCCCTCATGGCCGATCGCTCTATCCCCCAGGAGCGCGGACGGGTTCTCAGCCTCAGTTTAGGCGGTTTTGATCTGGGAATGGCCCTAGCGGGTCCCCTGCTGGGGGGACTCGTTGAGCATTGGGGCTATCGCCTCATCTTTCGCATGGCGGCAGTCTTTAGCCTCCTGGGGTTAGCCTTCTTTTTAACCGCCAGTAGTAAAAGCCTGCCTGATTCCCTGCGCTTTGCCCTTGGCGTGGGGCGCGATCGCTATGCCCTGTAGCCTACTATTTTTTGGGATCGCCCCCTTCGATGGCACAAACAGCGCCAGCCCCCTTAAGAGAAGATGGCATGTCGCTGCTGTATCCCCTCCCCAAGCAAAGGGCGGTATCCTTAGGGATTCGTTACAATTTTTTGAGATTACCCACTAGGGAAAAACGCGTGTCCACACCCATTTCGGCCAGTTTGACCCCCACCGGCAAATCCTACCGTTGGAATCGCGAGCGTTACTCGAAAACGCGGCGCTTCTTTGATATTTGGTTTTTTGTCTGGCGATTTCTCTTTGGCCGCTGGCTCCTCAGCCAATCTTGGAGCTACTGGCGCGGTATGACCGATGCCAAACGGGCGGCGCGACGCCGTGCCCAAGCCATTTGGATTCGCGAAACCTTCCTTGACCTTGGCCCTACCTTCATCAAACTGGGGCAACTGTTTTCCACCCGCGCCGATCTCTTTCCCAGCGAATACGTCGAAGAACTCAGCAAGCTTCAAGACCGTGTCCCCGCCTTTAGTTACGAGCTAGTTGCAAAAATCATCTCCGAGGACTTTGGCCGCCCCATCCCTGAATTGTTTCGCAGTTTTGACCCCATCCCCATAGCCGCCGCTAGTCTTGGCCAGGTTCACAAAGCCCAACTGCTTTCTGGGGAAGAGGTGGTTGTCAAAGTTCAACGCCCCGGCCTACGGCAGCTCTTTGACATCGATCTTGCCATTCTCAAGGGCATTGCCCAGTATTTTCAGAACCATCCCAAATGGGGTCAAGGGCGCGACTGGATGGGCATCTACGATGAGTGTTGCCGCATTCTCTACGAAGAAATTGACTACCTCAACGAGGGGCGCAATGCTGACACGTTCCGCCGCAATTTTCGCGATCGCGAGTGGGCCTGTGTCCCCCGCGTCTATTGGCGCTACACCTCCCGGCGCGTCCTCACCCTTGAGTACCTACCGGGGATTAAAATCAGCCACTACGAAGCCCTCGAAGCAGCTGGCCTAGACCGCAAACGCCTGGCAGAACTGGGTGCAAAGGCCTACCTCTATCAAGTTCTCAACGATGGCTTTTTCCACGCTGACCCCCATCCGGGCAACATTGCCGTCAGCCCCAACGGCCAACTCATTTTCTACGACTTTGGCATGATGGGGCGCATTCAACCGACAACCCGCGATAAACTGCTGAAAACATTTTTAAGCATTGCCCAGCGGGATGCCGAACAGGTGGTACAGTGCCTTGTAGAGCTAGGGGCGTTGGTACCCACAGGGGATCTAGGGCCCGTGCGGCGCTCGATTCAGTATCTCCTCGACAATTTTATGAGCCAGTCTTGGGAAGTGCAATCGGTGGCTCAAATCAGCGATGACCTTTATGAAATTGCCTATGACCAACCCTTTCGGTTTCCTGCCACATTTACCTTTGTGATGCGCGCCTTTTCTACCCTCGAGGGCGTGGGCAAGGGACTGGATAAAGACTTTAACTTCATGCAAGTTGCCCAACCATTTGCGACCGAACTTATGACCAACGGAAACTTCCCTGATCCTGGTAATGGCAGCCTTTTCTCAGAACTGAGTCGACAAGCGGCTCAAGTGGGCAGCAGTGCCATTGGCTTGCCCCGTCGCCTTGAAGAAGTACTCGATAAACTTGAAAATGGTGACCTGCGCTTGCGCGTCCGTTCCAGTGAGAGCGATCGCATTCTGCGGCGCCTGAGTAACATTAACTTAGGGCTAAATTATGTCGTGCTCATTGGCAGTTTTTCCTTGGCGGCAACAATTTTATTCGTTAACCAGTATCTCTTCCTGGCAGGTGTGGCAGCCGCATTAGCGGTATGGTTTGGTATCCTCTACTGGCGGCTAATGATTAAACTCGATAAGTATGAAAAAATGTTTTAGCAAGAAACCCAGGACAGGGGGGCATGGACGTTGCTGGCTTAACTGACTGTGGTCTGATTCGCAAAAGCAATCAGGATGCTTTTTATATTGACGAAAAGCATCACCGCTTTTTTATTGTTGCCGATGGCATGGGGGGGCACGCCGGCGGCGAGGAAGCCAGTCGTTTAGCCGTCGATCACATTCGGCAGTATCTGGAGACCCACCTCGAAGACCTGCAGCACGACCCGGTGACCCTCCTCCGGCAAGCTTTTCTTGCAGCCAATCATGCCATTGTTGAGCAGCAACGCCAAAATACTGCCCGTGCTGATATGGGGACCACCGCTGTGGTGGTTCTCATTGATGCAGGTGGCCGTACGGCTTGGTGTGCCCATGTGGGCGACTCGCGCATCTACCGCTGGCGCAAAGATCAACTCCAGCAGATTACCAATGACCACACGTGGATTGCCCAAGCGGTACAACTGGGCAGCTTGACGGTTGAGCAGGCACGGCAGCATCCGTGGCGCCATGTGCTCTCTCAGTGCCTAGGCCGCGAAGATCTCACCCAAATTGATATTCAACCCATTGATCTAGAGGCGGGCGATCGCCTGCTGCTGTGCAGCGACGGTTTAACCGAAGAACTCAGTGATGAGGTCATCAGTATCTATCTCAGTGAGCCCAATATTGAAAAAGCAGCGACTGCCCTTGTGCAGGCAGCCAAAACCCATGGCGGGCGTGATAATGTCACCGTCGTTGTCATTGGTATTTAAGGCCTATGCAAACGGAATTTATCCGTCTCACCCTACCGCGACACAGCCTTTCCCAGCCCTTCCATGACGCCATCGAAGAGGCCCTACAAGCCCATGGTCAACCCCTGCGCTGGGCAATTACTGGCACCACCCCCACTGATTTAACAGTTGAAGCCGTTGTTCTCAAAACCCCACCCCGCCCTTGATACAATCCCCCTAGGTTCTTCTATTCATGCTCCTATGACCCATGCAGGTATTGGCATTCAAACCGCTCAGATTCGCCCCGGCCGGGTGAGCGGTCAACTCCACGTCTATGACGGCACCGGTAAAGGAAAATCTCAAGCGGCTCTTGGAGTCGTGCTGCGCTCCATTGGTCTGGGTATTGCCTCTGCATGGCCCACTCGGGTACTCCTGTTGCGCTTTCTCAAAGGACCCGGTCGTGCCTATGCCGAGGATGCCGCCATTGAAGCCTTGCAACGGGGGTTTCCTCACTTAATTGATCAAGTGCGGACAGGACGAGCGGAATACTTCACTGCTGAGCAAATTACCAAATTCGATCGCCAAGAGGCACAGCGGGGCTGGGATATTGCCAAGGGGGCGATCGCCTCTGGTCTCTATTCTGTCATTGTTTTAGATGAACTCAACCCTGTCTTAGATTTAGGCCTTTTGCCCGTTGATGAAGTCGTCAACACCCTCCGCCGCAAGCCCGAACACCTAGAGATTATCGCCACTGGCCGGGGTGCCCCTGCCCAACTCCTGCAAATTGCTGACCTTCATTCCGAGATGCGGCCCCTTGTGCATCCTACGGCTCAAGAACAGGGCATTGAGGGGATTGAAATCTATACGGGTGACGGCAAAGGCAAGTCCACCAGTGCCCTCGGTAAAGCCCTGCAGGCGATCGGCAAAGGAATTAGCCGCGACCAATCCCACCGTGTTCTGATTCTCCAGTGGCTCAAGGGGGGGCAAGGCTATACCGAAGATGCGGCGATCGCTGCCCTCAAGGAAAGCTATCCCCATTTAGTGGATCACCACCGCTGTGGTCGGGATGCCATTGTCTGGCGCGGTCAACAGCAGGAAATTGACTACATCGAAGCCGAACGCGGCTGGGAAATTGCCCGAGCCGCCATTGCCTCCGGGCTTTACAAGACAATCATTCTCGACGAACTCAACCCCACCGTTGACCTTGAACTTCTCCCCGTCGAACCCATTGTGCAAACGCTCCTGCGCAAGCCACGCACCACTGAAATTATCATTACCGGTCGCTGCAAATATCCCCCCGCCTATTTTGAACTCGCCAGCGTTCACTCGGAGATGATCTGCCACAAGCACTATGCCGAGAAGGGCGTTGATCTCAAGCGCGGCGTTGATTTCTAAGAGTTCTAAGAACAGATACGAGCCGGCACTATCTCCCCCACTGTAAACTGCTGCAAATAGGCGATGACAGCTGCAAGTTGGGGCCGATTTAAGCGGTAGTAAACCCACCGCCCCTGTTGGCGCGACAGCACGAGATTGGCTTGCCGCAGTGCCCGCAGATGAAACGAGAGCTTTGAGGGACTCAGGTGCAGACGATCGCACAGATCACAGACACACAGTTCCTCCCGATGAAGGATCGCAATCACTTTCAAGCGCAACGGCTCCCCAAGAGCATGGAAGGCCAACTGAATCTCAGCGGGATATTCCTGATAACTCTCTGAAGCAACCATCACGGCACCGCGCAGGGAACACCAAGGGGCTGGCGAAACTGCTCCTTTGTTTGAGCCGTATTCACAGGTTTAGGCGCTTGACTCCAATCAATGACTTGGTGCAATTGATCCAATTCTGCTTGGTACAGGCAATCGTCTGCTGTCGTCCCCAAAGGGGCATTGGTACTCACCTCTTGCGGCAGGATGCCCAGCACATTGGGCATCATCCCTGTGCGGTTAATATCCGTGCCATTGGGCGAGTAGTAATGGGCAATGGTCACTGACAACCCTGAACCCTCACTCAATTCATGAATGGATTGTACCAAGGCCTTACCGTAGGTGGGTGTACCCCACAATCCCACGACGATTATCCTCCGATGCGCCGGTGAGAATTTCACTACTGCTAGCGGAGCGGTGATCCACCAAAACCACTAGGGGCAAACCCGTCAATACCGATTGACTCGCCCGTACTTGCTCACCATTGCCACTGCGAGCAACCGTACGCACAATCAAACCTTGATTCAACCACCTGTGGGCAATATCAATTCCTGTCTGCAACAGCCCCCCAGATTTCCCCGCAAATCCAGAACAAACCCCGCCACCTTTGCCGGCTCTACGAGATGCGACGGGTAGAGTGACCATCAATAGCCAGCAGGCGATCGCCCGCCCTAATTCCCGTCTGAGTTGCCGGTGAATTTTCCAGTAGCTCCAAGATCGTCAACTGTTGTGCCTTCCCCTCTACCGTCAAGCGAATCCCAATCCTTGAAACTTGCGATGATCCCTTAAGCGTTTCTTAAAAATCGAGACCCCATCTAGAAAACCTAGATGGGGTAGCGTGAATATTTTGCCTAGCACCGAGCTATTTTTGCAGGAGGCGACCCTCCAACTATCTTCACCGCTGCGACGTTTCACCTCTGAGTTCGGGATGGATCAGTGTGGTTCCGCCGCGCCATAGGCACTAGGCAAAGCCCTGATTTTGATTTGAATTGAGAACCTAGACTCGAGAGCTGCTAGACAAATTCCGCCAAAATAAGCTTTAACTAAATAACCTTTCAACTGAATAGCGATAGTCAGGAGAGTTACTTTACTCAGACACCCGTTGATTGATGAGGTCAAGCCCTCGGTCTATTAGTACTCCTAGACTTCATCCATTACTGGACTTCCATCGAGAGCCTATTAACGGGTGTTCTACCCGTGACCTTACTGGCTTATGCCATGGGAGCACTCATCTTGAGGTGGGCTTCCCACTTAGATGCTTTCAGCGGTTATCCACTCCGCACATGGCTACCCTGCGTTTACCGTTGGCACGATAACAGGTACACCAGAGGTGCGTTCCTCCCGGTCCTCTCGTACTAAGGAGGACTCCTCTCAATGCTCCTACGCCTGCACCGGATATGGACCGAACTGTCTCACGACGTTCTGAACCCAGCTCACGTACCGCTTTAATGGGCGAACAGCCCAACCCTTGGGACGTACTACCGCCCCAGGTTGCGATGAGCCGACATCGAGGTGCCAAACCTCCCCGTCGATGTGAACTCTTGGGGGAGATCAGCCTGTTATCCCTAGAGTAACTTTTATCCGTTGAGCGACGGCCCTTCCAC encodes:
- a CDS encoding PP2C family protein-serine/threonine phosphatase, whose amino-acid sequence is MSPAFSSSSTTSSSPVIALKQMVSRLQRENSKIQELLASLSFALRSFNNLNQFFELIPLITCRVTEAEAAALVLFRADGQARLEQLHCHASDQCPNIRAALETATRTLANSVGMAAIDAGSDRPRLEQLLDQQLRERLPQGIQFYATAILVKDSRLTERGRLYVFSQQPDYGWNETRQQLLQAIADQTAVAIANDELALKLRDRQRLDRELEIGAEIQRRLLPHRCPKIHGLELAAECRTASWVGGDYYDFIPITYGLSDQQEIEQGRWGIAIGDVMGKGVPAGLIMTMTRGMLRAEALNGHRPSRILQHLNRAMQPDLESSHRFVTLFYSEYNPQTRILAYSNAAHLPPLLWRAETGMIHRLDTYGMLIGLDPRSQYQEAEVRLQAGDTVIYYTDGITEADNPKGKRFEEEGLAAVVKEGCAKGLGAQALLDYIFDAVDAFTNTKGRRSDDMTLVILRVIDQ
- the mutS gene encoding DNA mismatch repair protein MutS; amino-acid sequence: MSNDRPLIHSETESPALRLGRNPGLQVRHDEVERSLLTPMLQHYAELKDAYPQALLLYRVGDFYETFFQDACTVARELELVLTGKEGGKEVGRVAMAGIPHHALERYCRTLIEKGYAIAICDQVEDPAQAQGLVKREVTQVFTPGTVLDTELLQPRRNNFLAAVLLSGNHWGLAYADVSTGEFCTTQGSDRADLVAELNRLQPAEILLPTEAPDINRVLRPGEGKEQLPPGLPPQWCYTLRSPQDFQAAEARQRLCQRFQVKSLEGFGCEHLPLAMRAAGGLLAYLDETHRQQPVPLQNLSTYSLQQYLFLDPQTRRNLELTQTVRDGSFQGSLLWAIDRTATAMGGRLLRRWLLQPLLDIEQITARQEAIAELIANSSLRQSLHRHLQEIYDLERLAGRAGSGTANARDLAALRDSFRTLVSLAAVVADTTSPYLQALAQLPPVIEQLADTLSAALVDHPPISLSEGGILRPGAYPELDQQRQQIEQDQQWILNLEAQERQRTGISTLKVGYTKVFGYYLSVSRAKLSQVPDDYIRKQTLTNEERFITAELKEREARLLAAQSHLFELEYHYFVQLREQVAAQASTIREIAAAVAAVDALLGLAEVAVYQGYCRPQMTRDRQLCIRGGRHPVVEQTLPAGFFVPNDTQLGTEADLMVLTGPNASGKSCYLRQVGLIQLLAQMGSYVPATSATLGICDRIFTRVGAVDDLATGQSTFMVEMNETANILNHAGDRSLVLLDEIGRGTATFDGLAIAWSVAEYLATTLKSRTIFATHYHELNQLATLLPNVANYQVVVKELPNEIIFLHQVKPGGADRSYGIEAGRLAGLPPVVIQRAREVMCQIEKHSRITVGLRKNPMSAPPTTPEINQGELPF
- a CDS encoding MFS transporter is translated as MVVLLKLAPPLRQTLLRLIWAGLLFWSSIAAMLPTLPLYIAEKGGTPHQVGFVMGAFAVGLLGSRSWLGPLADRRGRKITLLIGLAVAAIAPLFYILSHNLLLLIAVRLLHGVSIAGFTTGYMALVTDIAPPQHRGEIIGYTSLVHPIGVALGPSLGSWLQMHYGHGWVFIIASTLAAFGFMTAAGVRAVNRTQQAGEPCPEKTLFWRLLLSERLRIPSLVMLSVGLTFGTIATFIPLFIATEQLDISAGLFYAVAAIASFIGRVLTGAASDRWGRGIFISASLAAYIISMVLLAQAQTAMDILWAAILEGLAGGVLIPMVAALMADRSIPQERGRVLSLSLGGFDLGMALAGPLLGGLVEHWGYRLIFRMAAVFSLLGLAFFLTASSKSLPDSLRFALGVGRDRYAL
- a CDS encoding AarF/ABC1/UbiB kinase family protein, with product MSLLYPLPKQRAVSLGIRYNFLRLPTREKRVSTPISASLTPTGKSYRWNRERYSKTRRFFDIWFFVWRFLFGRWLLSQSWSYWRGMTDAKRAARRRAQAIWIRETFLDLGPTFIKLGQLFSTRADLFPSEYVEELSKLQDRVPAFSYELVAKIISEDFGRPIPELFRSFDPIPIAAASLGQVHKAQLLSGEEVVVKVQRPGLRQLFDIDLAILKGIAQYFQNHPKWGQGRDWMGIYDECCRILYEEIDYLNEGRNADTFRRNFRDREWACVPRVYWRYTSRRVLTLEYLPGIKISHYEALEAAGLDRKRLAELGAKAYLYQVLNDGFFHADPHPGNIAVSPNGQLIFYDFGMMGRIQPTTRDKLLKTFLSIAQRDAEQVVQCLVELGALVPTGDLGPVRRSIQYLLDNFMSQSWEVQSVAQISDDLYEIAYDQPFRFPATFTFVMRAFSTLEGVGKGLDKDFNFMQVAQPFATELMTNGNFPDPGNGSLFSELSRQAAQVGSSAIGLPRRLEEVLDKLENGDLRLRVRSSESDRILRRLSNINLGLNYVVLIGSFSLAATILFVNQYLFLAGVAAALAVWFGILYWRLMIKLDKYEKMF
- a CDS encoding Stp1/IreP family PP2C-type Ser/Thr phosphatase; the encoded protein is MDVAGLTDCGLIRKSNQDAFYIDEKHHRFFIVADGMGGHAGGEEASRLAVDHIRQYLETHLEDLQHDPVTLLRQAFLAANHAIVEQQRQNTARADMGTTAVVVLIDAGGRTAWCAHVGDSRIYRWRKDQLQQITNDHTWIAQAVQLGSLTVEQARQHPWRHVLSQCLGREDLTQIDIQPIDLEAGDRLLLCSDGLTEELSDEVISIYLSEPNIEKAATALVQAAKTHGGRDNVTVVVIGI
- a CDS encoding cob(I)yrinic acid a,c-diamide adenosyltransferase translates to MTHAGIGIQTAQIRPGRVSGQLHVYDGTGKGKSQAALGVVLRSIGLGIASAWPTRVLLLRFLKGPGRAYAEDAAIEALQRGFPHLIDQVRTGRAEYFTAEQITKFDRQEAQRGWDIAKGAIASGLYSVIVLDELNPVLDLGLLPVDEVVNTLRRKPEHLEIIATGRGAPAQLLQIADLHSEMRPLVHPTAQEQGIEGIEIYTGDGKGKSTSALGKALQAIGKGISRDQSHRVLILQWLKGGQGYTEDAAIAALKESYPHLVDHHRCGRDAIVWRGQQQEIDYIEAERGWEIARAAIASGLYKTIILDELNPTVDLELLPVEPIVQTLLRKPRTTEIIITGRCKYPPAYFELASVHSEMICHKHYAEKGVDLKRGVDF
- a CDS encoding helix-turn-helix transcriptional regulator yields the protein MVASESYQEYPAEIQLAFHALGEPLRLKVIAILHREELCVCDLCDRLHLSPSKLSFHLRALRQANLVLSRQQGRWVYYRLNRPQLAAVIAYLQQFTVGEIVPARICS
- a CDS encoding PDZ domain-containing protein, coding for MTILELLENSPATQTGIRAGDRLLAIDGHSTRRIS